TGCAGGCGGGCGCCGTGCTGGAGAACGTCATACTGGACAAAGAGGTGATGGTGCGTCAGAACCGGCGCCTCATCGGTCAGGATACCTACCCGATTGTCATTGCGAAAGGAGCTGTGATCTAACGTGGCTACCACCCAGAAGACCCCTGCCAGGAAACCAGCGTCCTCGCCCTCTCGCCCCAAGACAAAATCCGCAAAAAAACCGGCGGCAGGCGTAAAGGCCGCCGTGGAAGAATCGGCCGCACAGGCCGCGCCTGACGCGGCCAAACCCGCCGCGGCGAAGGAACGGACGGCCAAGGTGCCCGCCGCAAAGCCCGCGCCCAAAAGGCAGGTTGCCAGAGCGACGCAGAAGCCCGCCGCGAAGAAGCCCACAGCCAAACCTGCGCCCCAGTCCGCGCCGCAGACGGTCGCTGTGAAGCCTGCCGAAAAGGCGCCCGCGCGGTCCGCCGAACCCTCCGCACAGAACGCCGCCCCCAAGCCTGCGGCCCCTGTGGTCAAACCCGCGGCCGAAAAGCCGGTGGAACAAGCTGCGGCAAAGCCCGCGGAAGAGGCCAGCAAAAAAGCGGCCCCAAAGCCCGTCGAGCGGCCCGCGCCGGAAAAGCCCGCGCCGCTGCGCATCCTGCACGTGGCAAGCGAGGCGGAACCTTTTATCAAGACGGGCGGCCTTGCCGACGTGCTGGGCGCCCTGCCCCGCCAGCAGGCCCGCATGGGCAACGAGGTGGCGGTCATGCTGCCCAAGTACCACGACATCCCGCAGATGTACCGCGACCAGATGCAGCATGTAATGGACTTCACCGTGCAGCTTGGCTGGCGCACGCAGTACTGCGGCGTGGAGATGCTGCGCTATGAGGATGTCACCTACTACTTTATCGACAACGAGTTCTACTTCGGCTCGCCCGGCGTCTACACAAGCGGTGAGTTTGAGGCCGAGCGTTTCTCCTTCTTCTGCCGCGGCGTGCTTGAGGCCATGGGCCGCATGGGCTACTACCCCAACGTGCTGCACTGCCACGACTGGCAGAGCGGTATGGTGCCCTTCATGCTGCGCAGCCAGTACTCCTTCAACCCGGCTTACGCGGCCATCCGCTGCGTCTTTACCATCCACAACCTGCGCTACCAGGGCGTGTTTAACTGGCCCATGCTGGAGGGGATGCTCTTTATCGACCCGCGCTACCGCAACCCCAACGACCTGGAGTTCCATACCGGCTGCAGCTTTATGAAGGGGGGCATCGTGTTTTCGGATATCGTCACCACAGTCAGCCCCACCTATGCCCAGGAGATCCAGGGCACGTTCTTCGGTGAAAAGCTCGAGGGGCTGCTGTGCGCGCGCAGCGACCGGCTCTTCGGGGTGCTCAACGGCATCGACACCGAGGCCTACGACCCCGCGCGCGACAGCCTGATCCCGCAGCAGTACAGCCGCAGCGACAAAAGCGGCAAAGCGGTTTGCAAGCGCGCGCTGCAGCATGAGCTGGGCCTGGCGGTGCGCCCAGAGGTGCCCATCGTGGCAATGATCACCCGCCTGACCGACCAAAAGGGCCTGGATCTGCTGGAAAACGTGCTGCGCGAGCTGCTCAACGATGATCTGCAGCTGGTAGTGCTGGGCAGCGGCGAGCAGAAATACGTGGATATGCTTGGCTGGGCCAGCCATGCCTACCCGGGCAAGGTTGCCTGCCGCATCGAGATGAACAACCCGCTCGCCCACCGCATCTACGCCGGCGCGGACATGTTTTTGATGCCCTCGCTCTTTGAGCCCTGCGGCCTGTCGCAGATGATCGCCATGCGCTATGGCACGCTGCCCATCGTGCGCGAGACGGGCGGCCTGCGCGATACCGTGCAGCCCTACAACGAGTTTGAAAACACCGGCAACGGCTTCTCCTTCGGCGCCTACAACGCCCCGGATATGCTCTACACCATCCGGCGCGCGGAGCGCTTCTTCTACAATGATAAGCAGGCCTGGGAGGGCCTGATGGACCGCGCCATGGCGGGCGACTATACCTGGGAACGCTCCGCGGCGCGGTATCTCGAACTGTACCGCCAGGCATAAGATGGCATGGGACCGATCTCGCATGCGCAAAGCTGCAATGCGCCCGCACCTTGTATGATGCATAGGTTTGCGGGCGCATGTTGTTTCACTGCGGGGTATGTTTGCGCAGGCGCGTGCGCAAACTAACAGCTGCGCTTATTCCCCCTTGCCAGGCGGGTTCATTGACAGCTGTGCGCCGCATCTGTTACCATAAAATTATTCGTTGACTTCATTGCTTTTGTTTATTAAAGGAGGTTCCCCCCCATGGCGGTATCTCATCAGGCCTATGATAAGGATCTGGCTGCGCGCAAGCAGCGCATCATCGACAGCATCGCCGAAAAGCTGCGCCTGCACTTTGGCCGCACGT
Above is a window of Maliibacterium massiliense DNA encoding:
- the glgA gene encoding glycogen synthase GlgA; translation: MEESAAQAAPDAAKPAAAKERTAKVPAAKPAPKRQVARATQKPAAKKPTAKPAPQSAPQTVAVKPAEKAPARSAEPSAQNAAPKPAAPVVKPAAEKPVEQAAAKPAEEASKKAAPKPVERPAPEKPAPLRILHVASEAEPFIKTGGLADVLGALPRQQARMGNEVAVMLPKYHDIPQMYRDQMQHVMDFTVQLGWRTQYCGVEMLRYEDVTYYFIDNEFYFGSPGVYTSGEFEAERFSFFCRGVLEAMGRMGYYPNVLHCHDWQSGMVPFMLRSQYSFNPAYAAIRCVFTIHNLRYQGVFNWPMLEGMLFIDPRYRNPNDLEFHTGCSFMKGGIVFSDIVTTVSPTYAQEIQGTFFGEKLEGLLCARSDRLFGVLNGIDTEAYDPARDSLIPQQYSRSDKSGKAVCKRALQHELGLAVRPEVPIVAMITRLTDQKGLDLLENVLRELLNDDLQLVVLGSGEQKYVDMLGWASHAYPGKVACRIEMNNPLAHRIYAGADMFLMPSLFEPCGLSQMIAMRYGTLPIVRETGGLRDTVQPYNEFENTGNGFSFGAYNAPDMLYTIRRAERFFYNDKQAWEGLMDRAMAGDYTWERSAARYLELYRQA